Proteins encoded together in one Sesamum indicum cultivar Zhongzhi No. 13 unplaced genomic scaffold, S_indicum_v1.0 scaffold00197, whole genome shotgun sequence window:
- the LOC105179746 gene encoding dnaJ homolog subfamily C GRV2-like: MVADSSGLLILLQLLHSSPSCREGALHVLYALASTLELAWAAAKHGREVFILEVLLPIQEEIPLQQRVTAASLLGKLVGQTMHGPRVAITLARFLPDGFVSVIRDGPGEAVVTALEQTTEAPELVWTPAMAASLSAQIATMASDLYREQVKGRVVDWDVPEQASGQQEMRNEPQVGGIYVRLFLKDPKFPLRNSKRFLEGLLDQYLTSVAASQYDGQAVDTELPLLLSAALVSLLRVYPTLADHVGYLGYVPKLVSAVAYGASRETMASETYVSEDGLSQQISQTPQERVRLSCLRVLHQFAGNTTCAEAMAAISVGTPQVVPLLMKAIGWQGGSILALETLKRVVVAGNRARDALVAQGLKVGLVEVLLGLLDWRAGEEMGFVHR; this comes from the exons ATGGTCGCAGATAGCTCTGGTttgcttattttattacaGTTGCTTCACTCATCTCCCAGCTGTCGTGAAGGAGCTTTGCATGTTCTCTATGCCTTGGCAAGCACGCTGGAGCTAGCTTGGGCAGCTGCAAAGCATGGACGGGAGGTTTTCATTCTTGAAGTTCTCTTGCCAATACAAG AAGAGATTCCATTGCAGCAAAGAGTCACAGCAGCTTCGCTATTAGGGAAGCTTGTTGGCCAGACTATGCATGGGCCTAGAGTGGCGATAACTCTGGCAAGATTTCTGCCTGATGGCTTTGTCTCGGTAATCAGGGATGGTCCTGGTGAAGCAGTTGTGACTGCTCTTGAACAAACAACAGAAGCTCCTGAACTTGTCTGGACTCCAGCAATGGCTGCATCGTTGTCTGCACAAATAGCAACTATGGCTTCGGATCTGTACCGTGAACAGGTGAAAGGACGTGTTGTTGATTGGGATGTACCTGAGCAGGCTTCTGGCCAACAGGAGATGAGAAATGAACCTCAG GTTGGAGGGATTTATGTTAGGTTATTCCTGAAAGATCCCAAATTTCCACTTAGAAATTCCAAGAGATTTCTTGAAGGGCTGCTGGATCAGTACCTTACATCCGTTGCCGCCTCACAATATGATGGCCAAGCTGTTGACACTGAACTTCCTCTACTTCTTTCTGCTGCCCTGGTCTCTTTACTCAGGGTGTACCCCACTCTTGCAGATCATGTTGGATATCTTGGTTATGTGCCCAAACTTGTGTCTGCAGTAGCCTATGGAGCAAGCAGAGAAACAATGGCTTCAGAAACCTATGTATCTGAGGATGGTTTGTCGCAACAAATTTCACAAACTCCTCAGGAGCGAGTTCGCCTTAGTTGTTTACGAGTTCTACATCAGTTTGCAGGTAACACCACCTGTGCAGAAGCTATGGCAGCCATTAGTGTTGGGACACCCCAG GTAGTTCCACTTCTTATGAAAGCGATTGGTTGGCAAGGTGGAAGCATCCTAGCTCTTGAAACCTTAAAGCGTGTTGTAGTTGCAGGGAATCGAGCAAGAGATGCACTTGTTGCACAGGGTCTCAA GGTCGGTCTTGTGGAAGTTCTTCTTGGCCTTCTTGATTGGCGAGCTGGGGAAGAAATGGGCTTTGTTCACAGATGA
- the LOC105179737 gene encoding dnaJ homolog subfamily C GRV2-like, which produces MTRVYQAFHGREEAAVSSSLPLVKRSVLGGLLPKSLLYVLERSGPVAFAAAMVSDSNTPEIIWTHKVLQHLGDFPQKLGQHCDSLYDYAPMPPVTYPELKDEMWCHRYYLRNLCDEIRFPNWPIVEHVEFLQSLLVMWREELTRRPMDLSEEEACKILEISIDEVSREDAPKKPSFESVEEIPNISEQIEYIDEEKLKRQYRKLAMKYHPDKNPEGREKFLAVRKLMSACR; this is translated from the exons ATGACTCGTGTTTATCAAGCTTTTCATGGTCGTGAGGAAGCTGCAGTTTCCTCTTCTCTACCTTTGGTGAAACGAAGTGTTTTGGGCGGCCTCTTACCTAAGTCATTGCTTTACGTACTGGAACGTAGCGGCCCAGTTGCTTTTGCCGCAGCAATGGTTTCTGATTCTAACACTCCTGAGATTATTTGGACACACAAG gttCTTCAGCATCTTGGTGATTTCCCTCAGAAATTGGGACAGCATTGTGATTCCTTATATGACTATGCTCCAATGCCACCAGTGACATATCCAGAGCTGAAAGATGAAATGTGGTGTCATCGTTATTATCTTCGAAACTTATGTGATGAAATTAGATTTCCTAATTGGCCTATTGTTGAACATGTTGAGTTTTTGCAATCATTGCTAGTAATGTGGAGAGAAGAGTTAACTCGAAGGCCAATGGACCTTTCTGAAGAAGAAGCTTGCAAGATACTAGAGATTTCCATTGATGAAGTATCCAGAGAGGATGCCCCTAAGAAACCAAGTTTTGAGTCAGTTGAGGAGATACCTAATATATCAGAGCAGATTGAGTATATTGATGAGGAAAAGCTCAAGAGACAGTATAGGAAACTTGCAATGAAGTATCATCCAGACAAAAATCCTGAAGGGAGGGAGAAGTTTCTGGCAGTGAGAAAGCTTATGAGTGCTTGCAG GTGA